A part of Miscanthus floridulus cultivar M001 chromosome 6, ASM1932011v1, whole genome shotgun sequence genomic DNA contains:
- the LOC136457514 gene encoding PRA1 family protein F3-like, whose amino-acid sequence MSKYGTIPTSSSAGSGAPLAGASPLDFISRAKARGASALATRRPWRELADVHAVGLPPSLGDAYLRVRANLAHFAMNYAIVVLVVVFLSLLWHPVSLIVFLVCMLAWLVLYFLRDEPLVLFGRVVADGYVLAVLAVVTLGLLLLTDATANILSSLSVGLVLVLLHAALHKAEDNATDEVDRWYAPVSQQPSH is encoded by the coding sequence ATGTCCAAGTACGGcaccatccccacctcctcctccgcaGGCAGCGGGGCGCCCctcgccggcgcctccccgctCGACTTCATCTCCCGGGCCAAGGCCCGGGGCGCctcggcgctggcgacgcgccgGCCCTGGCGCGAGCTCGCGGACGTCCACGCCGTCGGCCTGCCCCCGAGCCTCGGCGACGCATACCTCCGCGTGCGCGCCAACCTCGCCCACTTCGCCATgaactacgccatcgtcgtcctcgtcgtcgtcttcctctccctcctctggcaCCCCGTCTCCCTCATCGTCTTCCTCGTCTGCATGCTCGCCTGGCTCGTCCTCTACTTCCTCCGCGACGAGcccctcgtcctcttcggccGCGTCGTCGCCGACGGTTACGTCCTCGCCGTGCTCGCCGTCGTCACgctcggcctcctcctcctcacagACGCCACCGCCAACATCCTCTCCTCGCTGAGCGtcggcctcgtcctcgtcctcctgcaCGCCGCgctgcacaaggcggaggacaACGCCACCGACGAGGTCGACCGCTGGTACGCGCCGGTGTCACAGCAGCCCTCGCACTAA